In Bradyrhizobium sp. 1(2017), one DNA window encodes the following:
- a CDS encoding TetR family transcriptional regulator — translation MIERSSIEISLSDIAQKSGANAALVKYHFGNKDGLLLALLERNAATELSNLEYLLAQPITPTAKLKLHIGGIIRAYYRFPYMNRLIHYLLHETNTAAADEVSKFFVAPLLDFHRRLLADGVSLGEFRATDPVLFYTSLIGACDHLFFGRHAMSRATGVGPVTDEVCRQYIKHMETLICGGILTQVEEAAAAG, via the coding sequence ATGATCGAACGCTCCTCGATCGAGATTTCGCTCTCCGACATCGCACAGAAGTCCGGCGCCAATGCCGCGCTGGTCAAATATCATTTCGGCAACAAGGACGGCCTCTTGCTGGCGCTGCTCGAGCGCAATGCGGCGACCGAGCTCTCCAATCTCGAATATCTGCTGGCGCAGCCGATCACGCCGACGGCGAAGCTGAAGCTGCATATCGGCGGCATCATCCGCGCCTATTACCGGTTCCCCTACATGAACCGATTGATCCACTATCTCTTGCACGAGACCAACACGGCTGCCGCCGACGAAGTCTCGAAATTCTTCGTGGCGCCGCTGCTCGACTTTCACCGTCGCCTGCTCGCCGACGGCGTCAGCCTCGGCGAATTCCGCGCCACCGATCCGGTGCTGTTCTACACCAGCCTGATCGGCGCCTGTGATCACCTGTTCTTCGGCCGGCACGCGATGTCTCGCGCGACCGGCGTCGGCCCGGTCACCGACGAAGTCTGCCGGCAATACATCAAGCATATGGAAACGCTGATCTGCGGCGGCATCCTCACGCAAGTCGAGGAAGCTGCCGCGGCCGGATAA
- a CDS encoding SDR family NAD(P)-dependent oxidoreductase — translation MQLKDVAVLITGGGSGLGAATARAMAAKGAKIGVIDQSKENAEKVAAEVKGVALHADVTSEEQIKAAIAKAEATHGVARVLMNCAGIGGSQRIVGRDGVYPLEKFARIINVNLIGTFNCLRLFAERLVTIEPVGEERGVIINTASVAAYEGQIGQIAYSASKGGVVGLTLPAARDLASQKIRVNTIAPGLFFTPLLMGLNEEARKSLGAQVPHPSRLGDANEYGMLAVHMVENPMLNGETIRLDGAIRMAPR, via the coding sequence ATGCAGTTGAAAGACGTAGCCGTTCTCATCACCGGCGGTGGCTCGGGCCTCGGCGCCGCGACCGCTCGCGCCATGGCCGCCAAAGGCGCCAAGATCGGCGTGATCGACCAGAGCAAGGAAAACGCCGAGAAGGTTGCGGCCGAAGTGAAAGGTGTCGCGCTCCATGCCGACGTCACCAGCGAGGAGCAGATCAAGGCGGCGATCGCGAAGGCGGAAGCTACGCATGGCGTTGCCCGCGTGCTGATGAACTGCGCCGGTATCGGCGGCTCGCAGCGCATCGTCGGCCGCGACGGCGTCTACCCCTTGGAAAAATTCGCGCGCATCATCAACGTCAACCTGATCGGCACCTTCAATTGCCTGCGGCTGTTCGCCGAGCGCCTGGTCACGATCGAGCCCGTCGGTGAAGAGCGCGGCGTCATCATCAACACGGCCTCGGTTGCCGCCTACGAGGGCCAGATCGGCCAGATCGCCTATTCGGCATCGAAGGGCGGCGTCGTCGGCCTGACGCTGCCGGCCGCGCGCGACCTCGCCAGCCAGAAGATCCGCGTCAACACCATCGCGCCCGGCCTGTTCTTCACGCCGCTCTTGATGGGCCTCAATGAGGAGGCCCGCAAGAGCCTCGGCGCCCAGGTGCCGCATCCCTCGCGTCTCGGCGATGCCAACGAATACGGCATGCTCGCGGTGCACATGGTCGAGAACCCGATGCTCAACGGCGAGACCATCCGTCTCGACGGCGCGATCCGCATGGCGCCGCGGTAG